CGGTGCTCGGTCGTTCTCCTCACTCGTCCCTCCCCGGCCGTGTGAGTGGCAGACACGACGGATCGGATCACGGAAGCCTTATCCGTGGAGGGGGCCTCGGTTCGAGTGCAATGGCGAAAGGCGAAGTTGACTTCTTCAACGACACTGGCGGCTACGGTTTCATCTCGACGGACGACGCGGACGACGACGTGTTCTTCCACATGGAAGACGTTGGCGGCCCGGACCTCGAAGAGGGACAGGAGATCGAGTTCGATATCGAACAGGCCCCCAAGGGCC
The sequence above is drawn from the Halalkalicoccus sp. NIPERK01 genome and encodes:
- a CDS encoding cold-shock protein, translated to MAKGEVDFFNDTGGYGFISTDDADDDVFFHMEDVGGPDLEEGQEIEFDIEQAPKGPRATNVTRL